In a genomic window of Oncorhynchus keta strain PuntledgeMale-10-30-2019 chromosome 28, Oket_V2, whole genome shotgun sequence:
- the LOC118360770 gene encoding POU domain, class 6, transcription factor 1-like isoform X3, whose amino-acid sequence MDPQDLPATDAPLTVNEQVIVMSGHETIRVLEVEVDQASLPSSVPDGRTDSGGEDGGNQATEEPEAGMQDSQRPPHNAGGVGEPFVGYRYVLEDQVVSVESADSGVQTLAQTAVPISVSLSQSQTTMPITVQSLQGLQGCQQVLTQEGLATLMTGMMAQTGSLAQPLLIPISMAGSMGGQGGLAVLTFPTSNVATLPGISGASQAGSLLKLPFAGLQGLHGLQGLQGLQTATVLNSVQPQQTVFQPQTASLQQVQAAMQQAQQTVFQPQTASLQQVQAAMQQAQQNSQVTAAQLGQAMPAVSQPSVSVATLQSAGLSINPAIISAASLGAQPQFISALTSTPIFTSAMSGITSQIITNAQGQVIGTIPLMLNPASLTGGAATQTLNLQGLQGLQGLQVQTVQPQLVLNTQGQIIATIGNGPATVPTSAAVMPKLSAPVTFSKPSTQAQVTTVTQSPVVIAPQPSAMKTVTPISSSFPITCGDTPTVNQLVSKPQQGGTDEEGINLEEIREFAKNFKIRRLSLGLTQTQVGQALTATEGPAYSQSAICRFEKLDITPKSAQKLKPVLERWLAEAELWNQKGQQNLMEFVGGEPSKKRKRRTSFTPQAIEVLNTYFEKNALPTGQEITEIAKELNYDREVVRVWFCNRRQTLKNTSKINAFQVQL is encoded by the exons ATGGATCCTCAGGATCTCCCTGCTACTGATGCGCCcctcactgtcaatgaacag GTGATAGTGATGTCTGGTCATGAGACGATCCGAGTCCTGGAGGTGGAGGTAGATCAAGCCTCTCTTCCATCCTCAGTGCCTGATGGGAGGACTGATTCGGGGGGTGAAGATGGGGGTAATCAGGCCACGGAGGAACCTGAGGCAGGCATGCAGGATAGCCAGAGACCACCCCACAACGCTGGGGGAGTAGGTGAGCCCTTTGTAGGATACCGATATG tactggaggaccaggtgGTGTCTGTGGAGTCTGCAGACTCTGGTGTCCAGACTCTAGCACAGACTGCAGTTCCCATCAGCGTCTCCCTGTCACAGTCACAGACCACCATGCCCATCACTGTGCAGAGCTTACAGGGCTTGCAGGGCTGTCAACAG GTTCTGACCCAGGAGGGTCTGGCCACTCTGATGACAGGGATGATGGCCCAGACAGGCTCCCTGGCCCAGCCCCTGCTCATCCCCATCAGCATGGCAGGGTCCATGGGGGGCCAAGGAGGCCTGGCTGTCCTCACCTTCCCCACCAGCAACGTAGCCACACTCCCTGGCATTTCAGGTGCCAGCCAGGCCGGAAGCCTCCTCAAACTACCCTTTGCTGGCTTGCAAGGCTTACACGGATTGCAAGGCTTACAAGGGCTGCAAA CAGCCACTGTGCTAAATTCTGTCCAGCCCCAGCAGACAGTCTTCCAGCCTCAGACAGCATCACTACAGCAGGTCCAGGCAGCTATGCAGCAGGCTCAGCAGACAGTCTTCCAGCCTCAGACAGCATCACTACAGCAGGTCCAGGCAGCTATGCAGCAGGCTCAGCAGAACTCACAGGTGACTGCAGCCCAACTAGGCCAGGCCATGCCAGCCGTCTCTCAGCCCAGCGTGTCTGTGGCAACACTCCAGTCTGCAGGCCTCTCCATCAATCCTGCCATT ATCAGTGCTGCGTCTTTAGGGGCTCAGCCTCAGTTCATCAGCGCCCTTACTTCCACTCCCATCTTCACCAGTGCCATGTCCGGAATCACCAGCCAGATCATCACCAACGCACAGGGACAG GTGATTGGAACCATCCCCCTGATGCTGAACCCTGCATCACTGACTGGAGGGGCTGCTACTCAGACTCTGAATCTCCAGGGCCTCCAGGGTCTGCAAGGCCTGCAGGTGCAGACAGTCCAGCCACAGCTGGTTCTGAACACCCAGGGACAGATCATTGCCACCATAGGGAATGGACCTGCTACAGTCCCCACATCTGCAGCTGTAATGCCTAAGCTTAGTGCTCCTGTGACATTCTCCAAGCCCAGCACTCAG GCTCAGGTAACAACAGTTACGCAATCACCTGTGGTCATCGCCCCACAACCGTCTGCAATGAAGACAGTCACTCCAATCTCCTCCTCATTCCCTATAACCTGTGGAGACACACCTACTGTCAACCAGCTCGTCAGCA AGCCACAGCAAGGGGGCACAGATGAGGAGGGCATTAATCTGGAAGAGATTCGAGAGTTTGCCAAGAACTTCAAGATCCGCCGGCTATCCCTGGGGCTGACGCAGACACAAGTGGGACAGGCCCTCACGGCTACAGAGGGTCCGGCCTACAGTCAGTCTGCTATCTGCAG GTTTGAGAAGCTGGACATTACACCTAAGAGTGCTCAGAAGCTGAAGCCTGTGCTGGAGCGATGGCTGGCCGAAGCTGAGTTGTGGAACCAGAAGGGTCAGCAGAATCTAATGGAGTTTGTGGGTGGTGAGCCGTCCAAGAAACGAAAGCGTCGCACCAGCTTTACCCCGCAGGCTATTGAAGTGCTCAACACCTACTTTGAGAAGAATGCCCTGCCCACGGGCCAGGAGATTACGGAAATTGCTAAGGAGCTCAACTACGACCGTGAGGTTGTCCGCGTATGGTTCTGCAACAGGCGGCAGACACTGAAGAACACCAGCAAGATCAATGCGTTTCAGGTTCAGCTGTAA
- the LOC118360770 gene encoding POU domain, class 6, transcription factor 1-like isoform X1 — translation MDPQDLPATDAPLTVNEQPLGSCTLKYPAKDNQVIVMSGHETIRVLEVEVDQASLPSSVPDGRTDSGGEDGGNQATEEPEAGMQDSQRPPHNAGGVGEPFVGYRYVLEDQVVSVESADSGVQTLAQTAVPISVSLSQSQTTMPITVQSLQGLQGCQQVLTQEGLATLMTGMMAQTGSLAQPLLIPISMAGSMGGQGGLAVLTFPTSNVATLPGISGASQAGSLLKLPFAGLQGLHGLQGLQGLQTATVLNSVQPQQTVFQPQTASLQQVQAAMQQAQQTVFQPQTASLQQVQAAMQQAQQNSQVTAAQLGQAMPAVSQPSVSVATLQSAGLSINPAIISAASLGAQPQFISALTSTPIFTSAMSGITSQIITNAQGQVIGTIPLMLNPASLTGGAATQTLNLQGLQGLQGLQVQTVQPQLVLNTQGQIIATIGNGPATVPTSAAVMPKLSAPVTFSKPSTQAQVTTVTQSPVVIAPQPSAMKTVTPISSSFPITCGDTPTVNQLVSKPQQGGTDEEGINLEEIREFAKNFKIRRLSLGLTQTQVGQALTATEGPAYSQSAICRFEKLDITPKSAQKLKPVLERWLAEAELWNQKGQQNLMEFVGGEPSKKRKRRTSFTPQAIEVLNTYFEKNALPTGQEITEIAKELNYDREVVRVWFCNRRQTLKNTSKINAFQVQL, via the exons ATGGATCCTCAGGATCTCCCTGCTACTGATGCGCCcctcactgtcaatgaacag CCATTAGGTTCCTGCACTTTGAAATACCCTGCCAAAGACAACCAG GTGATAGTGATGTCTGGTCATGAGACGATCCGAGTCCTGGAGGTGGAGGTAGATCAAGCCTCTCTTCCATCCTCAGTGCCTGATGGGAGGACTGATTCGGGGGGTGAAGATGGGGGTAATCAGGCCACGGAGGAACCTGAGGCAGGCATGCAGGATAGCCAGAGACCACCCCACAACGCTGGGGGAGTAGGTGAGCCCTTTGTAGGATACCGATATG tactggaggaccaggtgGTGTCTGTGGAGTCTGCAGACTCTGGTGTCCAGACTCTAGCACAGACTGCAGTTCCCATCAGCGTCTCCCTGTCACAGTCACAGACCACCATGCCCATCACTGTGCAGAGCTTACAGGGCTTGCAGGGCTGTCAACAG GTTCTGACCCAGGAGGGTCTGGCCACTCTGATGACAGGGATGATGGCCCAGACAGGCTCCCTGGCCCAGCCCCTGCTCATCCCCATCAGCATGGCAGGGTCCATGGGGGGCCAAGGAGGCCTGGCTGTCCTCACCTTCCCCACCAGCAACGTAGCCACACTCCCTGGCATTTCAGGTGCCAGCCAGGCCGGAAGCCTCCTCAAACTACCCTTTGCTGGCTTGCAAGGCTTACACGGATTGCAAGGCTTACAAGGGCTGCAAA CAGCCACTGTGCTAAATTCTGTCCAGCCCCAGCAGACAGTCTTCCAGCCTCAGACAGCATCACTACAGCAGGTCCAGGCAGCTATGCAGCAGGCTCAGCAGACAGTCTTCCAGCCTCAGACAGCATCACTACAGCAGGTCCAGGCAGCTATGCAGCAGGCTCAGCAGAACTCACAGGTGACTGCAGCCCAACTAGGCCAGGCCATGCCAGCCGTCTCTCAGCCCAGCGTGTCTGTGGCAACACTCCAGTCTGCAGGCCTCTCCATCAATCCTGCCATT ATCAGTGCTGCGTCTTTAGGGGCTCAGCCTCAGTTCATCAGCGCCCTTACTTCCACTCCCATCTTCACCAGTGCCATGTCCGGAATCACCAGCCAGATCATCACCAACGCACAGGGACAG GTGATTGGAACCATCCCCCTGATGCTGAACCCTGCATCACTGACTGGAGGGGCTGCTACTCAGACTCTGAATCTCCAGGGCCTCCAGGGTCTGCAAGGCCTGCAGGTGCAGACAGTCCAGCCACAGCTGGTTCTGAACACCCAGGGACAGATCATTGCCACCATAGGGAATGGACCTGCTACAGTCCCCACATCTGCAGCTGTAATGCCTAAGCTTAGTGCTCCTGTGACATTCTCCAAGCCCAGCACTCAG GCTCAGGTAACAACAGTTACGCAATCACCTGTGGTCATCGCCCCACAACCGTCTGCAATGAAGACAGTCACTCCAATCTCCTCCTCATTCCCTATAACCTGTGGAGACACACCTACTGTCAACCAGCTCGTCAGCA AGCCACAGCAAGGGGGCACAGATGAGGAGGGCATTAATCTGGAAGAGATTCGAGAGTTTGCCAAGAACTTCAAGATCCGCCGGCTATCCCTGGGGCTGACGCAGACACAAGTGGGACAGGCCCTCACGGCTACAGAGGGTCCGGCCTACAGTCAGTCTGCTATCTGCAG GTTTGAGAAGCTGGACATTACACCTAAGAGTGCTCAGAAGCTGAAGCCTGTGCTGGAGCGATGGCTGGCCGAAGCTGAGTTGTGGAACCAGAAGGGTCAGCAGAATCTAATGGAGTTTGTGGGTGGTGAGCCGTCCAAGAAACGAAAGCGTCGCACCAGCTTTACCCCGCAGGCTATTGAAGTGCTCAACACCTACTTTGAGAAGAATGCCCTGCCCACGGGCCAGGAGATTACGGAAATTGCTAAGGAGCTCAACTACGACCGTGAGGTTGTCCGCGTATGGTTCTGCAACAGGCGGCAGACACTGAAGAACACCAGCAAGATCAATGCGTTTCAGGTTCAGCTGTAA
- the LOC118360770 gene encoding POU domain, class 6, transcription factor 1-like isoform X4: MSGHETIRVLEVEVDQASLPSSVPDGRTDSGGEDGGNQATEEPEAGMQDSQRPPHNAGGVGEPFVGYRYVLEDQVVSVESADSGVQTLAQTAVPISVSLSQSQTTMPITVQSLQGLQGCQQVLTQEGLATLMTGMMAQTGSLAQPLLIPISMAGSMGGQGGLAVLTFPTSNVATLPGISGASQAGSLLKLPFAGLQGLHGLQGLQGLQTATVLNSVQPQQTVFQPQTASLQQVQAAMQQAQQTVFQPQTASLQQVQAAMQQAQQNSQVTAAQLGQAMPAVSQPSVSVATLQSAGLSINPAIISAASLGAQPQFISALTSTPIFTSAMSGITSQIITNAQGQVIGTIPLMLNPASLTGGAATQTLNLQGLQGLQGLQVQTVQPQLVLNTQGQIIATIGNGPATVPTSAAVMPKLSAPVTFSKPSTQAQVTTVTQSPVVIAPQPSAMKTVTPISSSFPITCGDTPTVNQLVSKPQQGGTDEEGINLEEIREFAKNFKIRRLSLGLTQTQVGQALTATEGPAYSQSAICRFEKLDITPKSAQKLKPVLERWLAEAELWNQKGQQNLMEFVGGEPSKKRKRRTSFTPQAIEVLNTYFEKNALPTGQEITEIAKELNYDREVVRVWFCNRRQTLKNTSKINAFQVQL, encoded by the exons ATGTCTGGTCATGAGACGATCCGAGTCCTGGAGGTGGAGGTAGATCAAGCCTCTCTTCCATCCTCAGTGCCTGATGGGAGGACTGATTCGGGGGGTGAAGATGGGGGTAATCAGGCCACGGAGGAACCTGAGGCAGGCATGCAGGATAGCCAGAGACCACCCCACAACGCTGGGGGAGTAGGTGAGCCCTTTGTAGGATACCGATATG tactggaggaccaggtgGTGTCTGTGGAGTCTGCAGACTCTGGTGTCCAGACTCTAGCACAGACTGCAGTTCCCATCAGCGTCTCCCTGTCACAGTCACAGACCACCATGCCCATCACTGTGCAGAGCTTACAGGGCTTGCAGGGCTGTCAACAG GTTCTGACCCAGGAGGGTCTGGCCACTCTGATGACAGGGATGATGGCCCAGACAGGCTCCCTGGCCCAGCCCCTGCTCATCCCCATCAGCATGGCAGGGTCCATGGGGGGCCAAGGAGGCCTGGCTGTCCTCACCTTCCCCACCAGCAACGTAGCCACACTCCCTGGCATTTCAGGTGCCAGCCAGGCCGGAAGCCTCCTCAAACTACCCTTTGCTGGCTTGCAAGGCTTACACGGATTGCAAGGCTTACAAGGGCTGCAAA CAGCCACTGTGCTAAATTCTGTCCAGCCCCAGCAGACAGTCTTCCAGCCTCAGACAGCATCACTACAGCAGGTCCAGGCAGCTATGCAGCAGGCTCAGCAGACAGTCTTCCAGCCTCAGACAGCATCACTACAGCAGGTCCAGGCAGCTATGCAGCAGGCTCAGCAGAACTCACAGGTGACTGCAGCCCAACTAGGCCAGGCCATGCCAGCCGTCTCTCAGCCCAGCGTGTCTGTGGCAACACTCCAGTCTGCAGGCCTCTCCATCAATCCTGCCATT ATCAGTGCTGCGTCTTTAGGGGCTCAGCCTCAGTTCATCAGCGCCCTTACTTCCACTCCCATCTTCACCAGTGCCATGTCCGGAATCACCAGCCAGATCATCACCAACGCACAGGGACAG GTGATTGGAACCATCCCCCTGATGCTGAACCCTGCATCACTGACTGGAGGGGCTGCTACTCAGACTCTGAATCTCCAGGGCCTCCAGGGTCTGCAAGGCCTGCAGGTGCAGACAGTCCAGCCACAGCTGGTTCTGAACACCCAGGGACAGATCATTGCCACCATAGGGAATGGACCTGCTACAGTCCCCACATCTGCAGCTGTAATGCCTAAGCTTAGTGCTCCTGTGACATTCTCCAAGCCCAGCACTCAG GCTCAGGTAACAACAGTTACGCAATCACCTGTGGTCATCGCCCCACAACCGTCTGCAATGAAGACAGTCACTCCAATCTCCTCCTCATTCCCTATAACCTGTGGAGACACACCTACTGTCAACCAGCTCGTCAGCA AGCCACAGCAAGGGGGCACAGATGAGGAGGGCATTAATCTGGAAGAGATTCGAGAGTTTGCCAAGAACTTCAAGATCCGCCGGCTATCCCTGGGGCTGACGCAGACACAAGTGGGACAGGCCCTCACGGCTACAGAGGGTCCGGCCTACAGTCAGTCTGCTATCTGCAG GTTTGAGAAGCTGGACATTACACCTAAGAGTGCTCAGAAGCTGAAGCCTGTGCTGGAGCGATGGCTGGCCGAAGCTGAGTTGTGGAACCAGAAGGGTCAGCAGAATCTAATGGAGTTTGTGGGTGGTGAGCCGTCCAAGAAACGAAAGCGTCGCACCAGCTTTACCCCGCAGGCTATTGAAGTGCTCAACACCTACTTTGAGAAGAATGCCCTGCCCACGGGCCAGGAGATTACGGAAATTGCTAAGGAGCTCAACTACGACCGTGAGGTTGTCCGCGTATGGTTCTGCAACAGGCGGCAGACACTGAAGAACACCAGCAAGATCAATGCGTTTCAGGTTCAGCTGTAA
- the LOC118360770 gene encoding POU domain, class 6, transcription factor 1-like isoform X2 encodes MDPQDLPATDAPLTVNEQPLGSCTLKYPAKDNQVIVMSGHETIRVLEVEVDQASLPSSVPDGRTDSGGEDGGNQATEEPEAGMQDSQRPPHNAGGVVLEDQVVSVESADSGVQTLAQTAVPISVSLSQSQTTMPITVQSLQGLQGCQQVLTQEGLATLMTGMMAQTGSLAQPLLIPISMAGSMGGQGGLAVLTFPTSNVATLPGISGASQAGSLLKLPFAGLQGLHGLQGLQGLQTATVLNSVQPQQTVFQPQTASLQQVQAAMQQAQQTVFQPQTASLQQVQAAMQQAQQNSQVTAAQLGQAMPAVSQPSVSVATLQSAGLSINPAIISAASLGAQPQFISALTSTPIFTSAMSGITSQIITNAQGQVIGTIPLMLNPASLTGGAATQTLNLQGLQGLQGLQVQTVQPQLVLNTQGQIIATIGNGPATVPTSAAVMPKLSAPVTFSKPSTQAQVTTVTQSPVVIAPQPSAMKTVTPISSSFPITCGDTPTVNQLVSKPQQGGTDEEGINLEEIREFAKNFKIRRLSLGLTQTQVGQALTATEGPAYSQSAICRFEKLDITPKSAQKLKPVLERWLAEAELWNQKGQQNLMEFVGGEPSKKRKRRTSFTPQAIEVLNTYFEKNALPTGQEITEIAKELNYDREVVRVWFCNRRQTLKNTSKINAFQVQL; translated from the exons ATGGATCCTCAGGATCTCCCTGCTACTGATGCGCCcctcactgtcaatgaacag CCATTAGGTTCCTGCACTTTGAAATACCCTGCCAAAGACAACCAG GTGATAGTGATGTCTGGTCATGAGACGATCCGAGTCCTGGAGGTGGAGGTAGATCAAGCCTCTCTTCCATCCTCAGTGCCTGATGGGAGGACTGATTCGGGGGGTGAAGATGGGGGTAATCAGGCCACGGAGGAACCTGAGGCAGGCATGCAGGATAGCCAGAGACCACCCCACAACGCTGGGGGAGTAG tactggaggaccaggtgGTGTCTGTGGAGTCTGCAGACTCTGGTGTCCAGACTCTAGCACAGACTGCAGTTCCCATCAGCGTCTCCCTGTCACAGTCACAGACCACCATGCCCATCACTGTGCAGAGCTTACAGGGCTTGCAGGGCTGTCAACAG GTTCTGACCCAGGAGGGTCTGGCCACTCTGATGACAGGGATGATGGCCCAGACAGGCTCCCTGGCCCAGCCCCTGCTCATCCCCATCAGCATGGCAGGGTCCATGGGGGGCCAAGGAGGCCTGGCTGTCCTCACCTTCCCCACCAGCAACGTAGCCACACTCCCTGGCATTTCAGGTGCCAGCCAGGCCGGAAGCCTCCTCAAACTACCCTTTGCTGGCTTGCAAGGCTTACACGGATTGCAAGGCTTACAAGGGCTGCAAA CAGCCACTGTGCTAAATTCTGTCCAGCCCCAGCAGACAGTCTTCCAGCCTCAGACAGCATCACTACAGCAGGTCCAGGCAGCTATGCAGCAGGCTCAGCAGACAGTCTTCCAGCCTCAGACAGCATCACTACAGCAGGTCCAGGCAGCTATGCAGCAGGCTCAGCAGAACTCACAGGTGACTGCAGCCCAACTAGGCCAGGCCATGCCAGCCGTCTCTCAGCCCAGCGTGTCTGTGGCAACACTCCAGTCTGCAGGCCTCTCCATCAATCCTGCCATT ATCAGTGCTGCGTCTTTAGGGGCTCAGCCTCAGTTCATCAGCGCCCTTACTTCCACTCCCATCTTCACCAGTGCCATGTCCGGAATCACCAGCCAGATCATCACCAACGCACAGGGACAG GTGATTGGAACCATCCCCCTGATGCTGAACCCTGCATCACTGACTGGAGGGGCTGCTACTCAGACTCTGAATCTCCAGGGCCTCCAGGGTCTGCAAGGCCTGCAGGTGCAGACAGTCCAGCCACAGCTGGTTCTGAACACCCAGGGACAGATCATTGCCACCATAGGGAATGGACCTGCTACAGTCCCCACATCTGCAGCTGTAATGCCTAAGCTTAGTGCTCCTGTGACATTCTCCAAGCCCAGCACTCAG GCTCAGGTAACAACAGTTACGCAATCACCTGTGGTCATCGCCCCACAACCGTCTGCAATGAAGACAGTCACTCCAATCTCCTCCTCATTCCCTATAACCTGTGGAGACACACCTACTGTCAACCAGCTCGTCAGCA AGCCACAGCAAGGGGGCACAGATGAGGAGGGCATTAATCTGGAAGAGATTCGAGAGTTTGCCAAGAACTTCAAGATCCGCCGGCTATCCCTGGGGCTGACGCAGACACAAGTGGGACAGGCCCTCACGGCTACAGAGGGTCCGGCCTACAGTCAGTCTGCTATCTGCAG GTTTGAGAAGCTGGACATTACACCTAAGAGTGCTCAGAAGCTGAAGCCTGTGCTGGAGCGATGGCTGGCCGAAGCTGAGTTGTGGAACCAGAAGGGTCAGCAGAATCTAATGGAGTTTGTGGGTGGTGAGCCGTCCAAGAAACGAAAGCGTCGCACCAGCTTTACCCCGCAGGCTATTGAAGTGCTCAACACCTACTTTGAGAAGAATGCCCTGCCCACGGGCCAGGAGATTACGGAAATTGCTAAGGAGCTCAACTACGACCGTGAGGTTGTCCGCGTATGGTTCTGCAACAGGCGGCAGACACTGAAGAACACCAGCAAGATCAATGCGTTTCAGGTTCAGCTGTAA